One Mercurialis annua linkage group LG3, ddMerAnnu1.2, whole genome shotgun sequence DNA window includes the following coding sequences:
- the LOC126673895 gene encoding ycf3-interacting protein 1, chloroplastic, with protein MMTMALQLHHFPLLYSSSSYSVDTRFHFGYYNHQKLCSRTRLSSLCLHGNSNGRWRRKRKKSGLFVGREDIELRVLDDEDDEEDEDEDEEDAPPPSPEELQYIEEIKRVLNLLKKNRDMMFNEVKLTIAIEDPREVERRRLLGIEDLDAPTREDLAEALEQVNEGKVPRNRVALKMLAEEMTVWPNLEVEIKKTKPKKSLYAKVTDIGVDPREAAKRLNVDWDSAAEIEEVDKSNETEVPAVLGYGALYLVSAFPVIIGISVVLILFYNSLQ; from the exons ATGATGACAATGGCTTTACAACTTCATCATTTTCCATTACtttattcatcttcttcataTTCTGTAGATACCCGTTTCCATTTTGGATACTATAATCATCAAAAACTATGTTCAAGAACAAGATTGAGTAGTTTGTGCTTACATGGTAACAGTAATGGAAGGTGGAGaaggaagaggaagaagagtggGTTGTTCGTTGGTAGAGAAGACATTGAACTGCGCGTCTTAGACGAcgaagatgatgaagaagatgaggatGAAGATGAGGAAGATGCGCCACCTCCTTCACCGGAAGAGCTTCAATACATTGAAGAAATTAAAAgg GTGTTGAATCTTCTCAAGAAAAATAGAGACATGATGTTTAATGAG gttaAGTTGACAATAGCGATTGAGGACCCCCGAGAAGTTGAGAGAAGGAGGCTACTTGGCATCGAAGATCTTGATGCCCCCACCAGAGAGGACTTGGCTGAAGCTCTAGAACAA GTGAATGAAGGTAAAGTCCCGAGAAATCGTGTTGCACTAAAAATGCTAGCAGAGGAAATGACGGTTTGGCCTAATTTAGAG GTTGAAATAAAAAAGACCAAGCCAAAGAAATCCCTATATGCAAAAGTAACCGACATTGGTGTAGATCCTCGAGAAGCTGCTAAAAGATTGAACGTCGATTGGGACTCAGCTGCAGAGATTGAAGAGGTTGACAAAAGCAATGAAACGGAAGTGCCTGCAGTTTTG GGTTATGGAGCGTTATACTTGGTGTCGGCTTTCCCGGTTATCATCGGTATTTCAGtagtattaattttattctataattCTCTTCAGTAG